The following coding sequences are from one Amphiprion ocellaris isolate individual 3 ecotype Okinawa chromosome 19, ASM2253959v1, whole genome shotgun sequence window:
- the rnf216 gene encoding E3 ubiquitin-protein ligase RNF216 — protein MADGGSDDDVIHLASFNVHRSQGSCARQRELITISDDSDEEPVTLVPGSPVLVPDDADDDDVSILESLTPARRHVIRPAAKWSGASSNLIQVVGESSLPSGIASGDHSSAPSTSRDAKATKVDQPAIQTQTVQSNTSGPTLPQPGPSSHVLSQPRLSTNSQQQEGTSAHTNVELHAVSSVHTPSTSTNSKANAASSRPPVQVPLQPQPSTSGLTQPQAGSSAHLKVERQASTSASATPLTYVAAVTVSSSSKTQEKASTSSLTQDNPQASTSSAHPQSHTRTQPQPGTSTQLQTITLQPSLIQKRQVNLVVLPQQPSIQASALITQPKLQFMPQSLPQHMSLHQTQGNLIQIEPQPLAQTPAQPAVQPTQALQVIPVIPPAVLIAAAPERLGTPEAGHRIILGSQPPGGAIPNPPPQAGASNAIPPRWSLNIRVPNVHINPPAPTVSVPYIAGEARLILAPNPERVNPAPALVAVPPAPEDIPRIEDARPGPSVAQERPEQQPHVRTLITGVLDLLPDVQEAYVAELIQKNNVKDLNVICNLLLEDPEYPRREMAAAAAAPSSILLESGDTQMEVTEDLFDYAKLATVGPEVVMQAADLLMADFRMLSCQDIKWALNALKGHYAITRKALCEALKKWQESGDPSGKRRRSRTSSERCYIDFHFEHGSLKFDKRMFFLENDRRYCRTYSNLEASLQKELSFYQQKAKEWAEHEDFLLALQVNEDEYKKDGQLIECGCCYGEFAFEKMTQCSDGHLFCKECLVKYAQEAVFGSGKLELSCMEGGCPCSYPVCELEKVLPENILCKYYERQAEEAVAATCADELVRCPFCNFPALLDKDMSLFSCPNPRCRKESCRKCHVQWKQHVGKTCEQVLERDEIRMRVLFEERMTAARVRKCVKCGTGLVKSEGCNRMSCRCGSFMCYLCREPITGYNHFCQHARSPGAPCRHCRKCSLWTDPTQDDERIIQEIQKEGEAELSKKCADNSGKRVGPPPEPMTDAKRPRVGPPPENPPNLNPPAPPHPQAVQAPLFVPPRARYPPAPPQGRYHRYHPVIIPRLPPAPYVPPLQHLPPPNNNNDNNHHHHNPPFDPHHHNMNMMDLPMHYGPPHRYYRRF, from the exons GCTCGTGCGCCCGTCAGAGGGAGCTCATCACCATTTCAGATGACTCGGATGAGGAGCCTGTGACTCTGGTACCTGGCAGTCCTGTTTTAGTCCCAGATGATGCAGATGATGACGATGTCAGCATACTGGAG TCACTAACTCCTGCACGCAGACATGTGATTCGTCCAGCAGCGAAATGGAGCGGGGCCTCGTCCAACCTAATTCAAGTTGTAGGTGAAAGTAGCCTACCTTCTGGGATTGCCTCAGGGGACCATAGCTCTGCCCCCTCTACCTCCAGAGATGCCAAGGCCACCAAGGTCGACCAGCCAGccatacaaacacagacagtgcAGTCTAACACATCTGGACCTACACTGCCACAACCTGGCCCTTCGTCACACGTACTCTCTCAGCCAAGACTGAGCACAAACTCTCAGCAACAGGAAGGTACATCAGCACATACAAATGTGGAGCTTCATGCAGTTTCTTCTGTCCACACCCCATCTACCTCCACGAATTCTAAGGCTAATGCGGCCTCATCCAGACCACCTGTGCAAGTACCCCTCCAACCTCAACCCAGCACATCCGGACTCACACAGCCACAAGCTGGCTCTTCAGCACACCTAAAAGTTGAGCGCCAGGCCAGTACATCTGCCAGTGCCACACCTTTAACTTATGTTGCTGCAGTGACTGTGTCAAGTTCATCTAAGACTCAAGAAAAGGCTAGTACAAGTAGCCTTACACAAGACAATCCTCAGGCCAGTACTTCATCTGCACATCCCCAGTCTCACACACGGACGCAGCCTCAGCCTGGTACATCTACACAGCTCCAGACCATAACCCTGCAGCCCAGCCTCATCCAGAAGAGGCAGGTGAACCTAGTTGTTCTTCCACAGCAGCCTAGCATCCAAGCCTCTGCTCTAATAACCCAGCCAAAACTACAGTTTATGCCCCAGAGTCTGCCGCAGCACATGTCACTTCATCAAACGCAGGGCAATCTCATTCAGATCGAACCCCAACCCCTGGCCCAGACCCCTGCCCAGCCTGCAGTCCAGCCCACTCAAGCCCTTCAGGTTATACCAGTGATCCCCCCTGCAGTTCTAATAGCTGCAGCCCCAGAGAGACTAGGTACTCCAGAGGCAGGTCATCGGATCATCCTGGGGAGCCAGCCGCCTGGAGGCGCTATTCCCAATCCTCCACCACAGGCCGGTGCCTCCAATGCCATTCCACCACGCTGGAGCCTCAACATCAGGGTCCCTAATGTGCACATTAACCCACCCGCTCCCACTGTGTCAGTCCCCTACATCGCAGGGGAGGCTCGTCTCATTCTGGCACCAAACCCAGAAAGGGTCAATCCAGCCCCTGCTCTGGTCGCGGTCCCACCTGCACCAGAGGACATTCCCCGAATAGAGGATGCAAGGCCTGGACCCTCTGTGGCACAAGAGAGACCAGAGCAGCAGCCTCATGTCAGAACCCTTATCACTGGTGTT CTGGATCTACTCCCAGATGTCCAGGAAGCCTATGTAGCAGAGCTGATCCAAAAGAATAATGTGAAAGACTTGAATGT TATCTGTAACCTGCTGTTAGAAGATCCAGAATATCCACGGAGGGAgatggcagcagctgcagcagctccctCCAGCATCCTACTGGAGTCTGGAGACACCCAGATGGAG GTGACTGAGGACTTGTTTGATTATGCCAAGCTGGCCACCGTGGGACCCGAAGTTGTGATGCAGGCTGCCGACTTGCTCATGGCAGACTTCAGGATGCTCAGCTGTCAGGATATCAAATGGGCCCTTAATGCCCTGAAGGGACACTATGCAATCACACGCAAG GCCTTATGTGAAGCTCTGAAGAAGTGGCAAGAATCAGGCGACCCATCAGGAAAGAGAAGACGGAGCAGGACCTCATCGGAGCGCTGCTACATCGATTTCCATTTTGAGCATG GTTCACTGAAGTTTGACAAAAGGATGTTTTTCTTGGAGAACGACCGTCGTTACTGCAGGACATACAGCAATCTGGAAGCCTCTCTGCAGAAGGAGCTGTCGTTTTATCAGCAGAAGGCTAAGGAATGGGCAGAG CATGAGGACTTCCTTCTGGCTCTGCAAGTCAATGAGGATGAATATAAGAAG GATGGTCAGCTGATTGAGTGTGGCTGCTGCTACGGGGAATTTGCGTTTGAGAAGATGACGCAGTGTTCAGATGGTCACCTATTCTGTAAAGAGTGCCTGGTCAAATATGCTCAGGAGGCAGTGTTTGGCTCTGGAAAG TTGGAGCTGAGCTGCATGGAGGGGGGCTGCCCGTGCTCCTACCCCGTGTGTGAACTGGAGAAGGTCCTACCAGAGAATATACTTTGTAAATATTATGAGAGGCAGGCGGAGGAGGCAGTCGCTGCCACCTGTGCTGATGAACTAGTGAG ATGTCCATTTTGCAATTTCCCAGCCTTGTTGGACAAGGACATGTCTCTGTTCAGCTGCCCCAACCCTCGGTGCCGCAAG gAGAGCTGTAGAAAGTGCCACGTCCAGTGGAAGCAGCATGTGGGGAAGACCTGTGAGCAGGTCCTGGAGAGGGATGAGATCCGGATGAGGGTGCTCTT TGAGGAGCGGATGACGGCGGCTCGTGTGAGGAAGTGTGTGAAGTGTGGGACGGGCCTGGTCAAATCGGAGGGCTGCAACCGGATGTCGTGCCGCTGCGGCAGCTTCATGTGCTACCTCTGCCGAGAGCCCATCACCGGCTACAACCACTTCTGCCAGCACGCCCGCTCCCCTGGCGCTCCCTGCCGGCACTGCCGCAAGTGTTCCCTCTGGACCGACCCCACG caagATGACGAGCGAATCATTCAGGAGATCCAGAAGGAAGGCGAAGCAGAGCTGAGCAAGAAGTGTGCAG aTAATTCAGGGAAGAGGGTGGGCCCACCCCCGGAACCTATGACAGACGCCAAGCGGCCGCGTGTGGGCCCGCCCCCAGAAAACCCTCCCAATCTGAACCCCCCGGCCCCTCCTCACCCGCAGGCGGTGCAGGCCCCGCTGTTTGTTCCTCCACGTGCTCGCTACCCACCGGCGCCGCCCCAGGGCAGGTACCACAGGTATCACCCGGTCATCATACCCCGGCTGCCCCCGGCACCCTACGTGCCCCCTCTGCAGCACCTCCCCCCCCCAAACAATAACAACGacaacaaccaccaccaccacaaccctCCGTTCGACCCTCACCACCACAACATGAACATGATGGACCTGCCCATGCACTACGGACCGCCACACCGCTACTACAGACGCTTCTAA